Within Caproicibacterium argilliputei, the genomic segment GCTGACGGTGTTCTTTCTGCTGACAGCAGTCGCCGATGCAACTACAGGCTCGGCTGTCAGCGCACTGATTCTGATTTTTCTGTTCGTGCTGCTGCCGCTGAGCATTGTGCCGATTTCCTTTGTCTTTTTGGCAGAGGGCGTTACATCTATCAGAAAAGAAGGCTTTGCGGTGGCGCACGTCCTTTCCATTGCGTTTGGCGTGGGTGTGTGGCTCTTCCTGCTGGCAGCGCGGTATCTGTTTTCAAATGCAATCAACAATCCGGTACGGGAACTTTTCGCTCTGGTTGTGTTGGCAGGTGTATATGTGTTTTTCACTTTTGCCGCGCTGCTCCTCTACTCGACTTTTTACCAGATTGTGCCCAAAAAGCGCGACTGTGATTTCATTATCATTCATGGTGCGGGCCTTTTGGAGGGGCGCCGGGTTTCACCGCTGCTTGCCGGTAGATTGGACAAGGGGATGCAGGTGTATGAACTGTCCGGCCGCAAGGCAAAAATCATTGTTTCCGGCGGGCAGGGCGGTGACGAGCAGGTTTCAGAAGCGCAGGCGATGCAGGACTATCTGCTGCAGCACGGTATTCCGCAGGAAAGCATCCTTTTGGAGGAGCGGTCAAAAAACACCTTGGAAAATCTGCAGTTCTCAAAAAAAATCATGGACAGCCTTCTACCTGCCTATTCTTGCATCTTCGTCACCAATGACTATCACGTTTTTCGGGCGGGCACTTATGCGCGCCGGATTGGGTTGAATGCCGAGGGTGTTGGCTGCAAGACAGCCTTTTATTACTGGCCGAACGCCTTTATCCGCGAGTATATCGCCATCATGCTGCAGTACAAAAAAGCGCCGGTGTTTCTTGCGGTGCTGTGGGTGCTTGGCGTGATTCTCTGGGAATTGGCAACCTATAATTTTTGACCAAACAGGGAAAAGACCGCCCGCGGAAACAATCTGTTTTAGGGGAAAGCGTGTCAGCGCTTCCCCTGCAGCGCCCAGTTCTGGTTTTCGCTTTGCAGACTGACCATGCGGCGGAACGTCCCGTCTTGCCGCAATAGTTCCGCCGGTACGCCGGCTTCCACTGCCTTTCCGTCGGCGAGCACAACCACCTTGTCTGCACCCAGTACAGTGCGCATCCGGTGGGCGATAATCAGCACGGTCTTGTTTTGAATCAACTCGGACAGTGCTTGCTGCACAGCGGTTTCGCTTTCCACATCCAGACTGGCGGTGGCTTCGTCCAGCAGAATGACAGGGGCGTTTTTCAGAAGTGCCCGCGCAATGGAAATACGCTGCCGCTCGCCGCCTGAAAGCGTGGAACCGTTTTCGCCAATCACGGTTTGGTAGCCTGCAGACATTTTTTGTACGAAGTCATCGCACTGCGCAGCCTTTGCTGCCGCAAGCACTTCGCTATCGGTGGCATCTCGGCGACCCAGACGGATATTTTCCAGAACGGTATCGTGGAACAGTACAACATCTTGAAAAACAATGGCATAGTTTTTCAGCAGCGTTTCCGGCTCTACGGTAGAAACATCCACGCCCCCCAGGGTGACGCGCCCGCCGTTTACATCCCAGAAGCGCGCCGCCAGCTTGGCAGCTGTGCTTTTGCCGCCGCCGGAAGGCCCGACCAGCGCCGTCACTTCGCCCTGCTTTGCGGTAAAAGAGACATCCTTCAGCACACCCTCGTCCTCTTTGTAAGCGAAGCGCACATGGTCAAATACAATGTCATAGCGCTTGGGTGCGAAGTGCTTTGTGCCGGTCTGCACCGGTTCTTCCTCTATGGCGCGCATACGCTCGATTTGCAGCTTGGCGTTAAAGGTTGCGGCCAGATTCATAAAGCAAATATTCAGCGGGTCATAAATTTGCGCCGCAACCACCAGAAAAATCAAAAACACCGTCAGGCTGATCTGCCCGGCAACCAACAGGCGGATTCCCACCAGTACCGTTGTGGCGATGCCCAGCCGCAGAAACGCCTGCGCGGATGTAACGACAATGCCGGTAGCGAGTTCCGAGTGGATCGCGGCGGATTCCGCGCGGTGCAGCTTTTTCTGCAGGCCGTACAGGTAAGTTTCCTTTTGATTGCACGCTTTGATATCTTTTACTGTTTCCAAAAGTTCCTGCATTCCATCGGTAGCGGCGCGCTTTGTGAGGATGCTGCGTGTACCGAAGCGGTCCTGCAGCCGGCGCGAGCCGAAGATCAGCAGTGCCGAAAAGGGCAATACCCACAAAACGGCAAGACCCATGCGCCAGTCAAAGAACAAAAGACCAACTGCAATCAGCGCAGTGGAGAGTATCGTACCGAACAGCTGCGGGATGAAGTGGGAAAACGCTTGCTCCAGAGAACTGCAGTCTGCCATCAGGGTGGCGGTCAAGTCCGAAAGGTCGCGGCGACCGAAGAAAGACAGCGGCAGTTCCCGCAGCTTTTCGCCGAGCGTTACGCGCCGCTGCGCACTTTCCGTGTAAGTTGCAACGTACAGGCTGCCGTACTGGAAGTGGTGTACCAGATAGATGAGTGCTGAGAGGAACACGCCAATTGCTGTGTAGCCCCAGATGCCCGCGGCGGGGTTTCGACCTTTTTGTATCGCTTCCGTCAGGTGCATTAAAACATTGACGAGCAGTGCCACCGGCAGCATAAGACTCAGATTGGCCGCAATGGTCCAAAGTACAGCGCGCACCAAATCCCCGGCGCCCTTTTCGCTTAGGGCAAAGGTTTTTTGTATTTTGCGAATCATGCGTGTGCCTCCTTTCCGACTTTCCAGAGCGCCGAGGTCTGGTAGTCCTGCCACATACGGGCATAAAGCCCGCCCTGCGCCGTCAGCTCCCGGTGCGTGCCTTGTTCCGCAATTACGCCATTTTCCAATACAAAAATCCGGTCTGCGTTTACCACCGTAGAAAGCCGGTGTGCAATCATCAGGACGGTTTTGCCTTTTGTCAGGGTTTCAAAGGCTTTTTGAATCAGTGCTTCGTTTTCCGGGTCAGCAAATGCGGTGGCTTCATCCAGCACGACGATGGGGGCATCTTTCAAAATGGCCCGTGCCAGCGCAATGCGCTGCTGCTCGCCGCCGGAAAGGTAAACGCCTTTGGTACCGACAACGGTGTGCAGGCCATTCGGCAGCTTTGCAAGGATGTCATCGCATTGGGCGGCGTGGGCGGCTTTTCGCACCTGTGCTTCCTCTGCCTCCGGTCGGGCGGCGCGGATGTTTTCCAGCAGCGTGGTTTTAAACAGGCGGGTGTCCTGAAAAACAAAGGAGATTTGCTGCATCAGCGCGGCAGAGGAAAGCTGCCGCACATCCGCACCGCCCACCAGCACCCGCCCGCTTTGTACATCCCAAAAGCGCGGAATCAGGCTTGCGGCAGTTGTTTTGCCGCCGCCGGACGGCCCGACCAAAGCGACGGTTTCTCCCGGCGACACAGAAAACGAAAGGTGCGAAAGTGCCGGCTGCGCAGCGCCGGGGTATGTAAACAGAACATCCTGAAATACCACAGAACTGTCTTTTGCGGTCACAGGCTGCGCGGCCTCCTCTAAAGGCGGCTGCGCAAGAATTTCTTCGAGCTTTCGGACGGCCTCGTCTGCCTGCATGACTGCTTCGCTGGCATACATAATGCGCATCAGCATCAGTGCGCAAAACGGCGTAAAAAGTATATAAAACAGAACGTTTGCTAAGGCAATCCAAGGTTCAGCTGATGCCGCGCAAAGCAGCAGACCAGCGGGAATGAGCAGCAGGAAAGTGCTGTTCAGTATGGTGGTAAAGCCGGTCATAGGGACCCGGCAGGAAAGGGTATACTCCACCGCCATATCACGGTAGTTCATGATGGCGGCGTAAAAAGCCTTAAATGAAAAAACTGTCTGCTGAAACACTTTCACCACGGGGATACCGCGCACATACTCTGTGGCCTCTGCGCTTAGGTCTTCAATCGCGCGCTGATACCGCTTGAAAAATCCGGCGTTTTTTCCGCCCATCATCTGTTTCATCAGAAAGACAGCGGCAATCAGCGGCAGCAGGCAGAGCAGACCCAGCTTCCAGTCAAAAACGAACAGCAGCACGATTGCTCCCAGCGGTGTGACCACCGCCCCGACCAGATCGGGCAATTCGTGCGCCAGCAGGGTCTCGGTCATGCCGGCGTTGTCATCGATTTGCTTGCGCAGGCGACCGGACTGGTTCGCAGAAAAATAGCCCAGCGGCAGGTCAACCAGATGACGCGCTGCTGCGGCGCGCATATTGCGTGCCGCACGAAAGGCGGCAAGGTGCGTGCACATCAGCGCAACGAGGTAAAGCAATGTGCTCACTGCGGAAAAGAGCAGCGCAAGCCACCCAAAATGTACCAGACCGGCAGCCTTTGAGAAATTCGGCATTACTTCAAAAACGCCGCGCGCGGTGAACCAGATGCAGATGTACACGGCCATTGCAAGCAGCGCGGCAATCCCAGAGAGGGCGCACCCCAGCAGGGTGAGCTTTTTCCGGCTGCCCGCGTAGCCGAGCAGCCGCGACAGACTGCTCGGCTTTTTGGAATTGCGGTTCATGGAATCACTCCTTTTCAAGTTTGGTTAGCGTTAGCTAACTTATGGTCAAAAAAGATGGGGTTCAGTACCCCATAACTTCTTTCCAACCTGCAGAATAAAAGGCTTTCAGTTCCTTTACAAAGCGCACTGCCTGTGCTTGCGGCATATCGTGCCGAACCATTTCGAACAGCGCGGAAAACATCCCGCTGATTAGAATATGCTCCAGCGCACAGTTAATTTCTTTCACTGGCTTGCCAAGACTGCGCTGCACCTGAATAAACCGGTGTGTGCTTTCTGTTTCTATTTCGGTCATGGTTTCCAAGTAGTGTGCATAAGTTGTGCCGTCAGCGCAGCAGATAATCAGTTTAAACACATCGAAGTGGGCGTAAATGTACAGCACCATCCAGTCCATGCATTCGCCGGAGATTTTGCCCATCTGACCGAGCTGCTCCTCGTGGGGCAGAGCCGCGAATTGCTTCTGTGCGGCTGTGAAGCGGGTGAGCAGGGTTTGAGCAGGGGTGCGGACCAGCGCCGTAAAGAGCGACTCTTTGCTGGGAAAATAACCATAAAATGCGCCGGTGGTTACACCGGCTTCTTTTACAATCTGCCGCAGGGAAGCGGCGCGAAAACCGTTTTTTAGAAATTCCTGCTTACCGGCCTCCAAAATACGCTGCAGGGTAGGGGAGTCATGCATAGGCAAATGGTGCCTCCAAGTGTAACAGTGTTATATGACAATGCTATCCTAGCATACGCGCGGCTCTTTGTCAACGGCCTTTTTGCACAGCGGGGATGCTTTCTGCTGCTAACACGGGCAGGGTCGCTAAAAAGGAGGAAATCCTACCGCCGAAATCGTAAGATTCTACAAATCATACTTGACAAACAGAATCCAGTTTATTACAATAGAATTGTTAGGGGGAGGATGGCTTGCTGATTACAAAGGAAACCGATTATGCACTGCGCACCCTGCGGGCACTGGCCGGCGGCAGCCAGCTGACTGCGGAACAGTTGGCTGCCGGTGAGCAGATTCCCCGGCAGTTTGCGTACAAAATCCTGAAAAAGCTGCAAAAAGGCGGCTTGGTGCGCATTCTACGCGGCGCCGGCGGCGGCTTTCTGCTGGAAACGTCGCTGAAGAAGGTCACCTTGTATCAGCTGATGCAAGTTATGGGCGAGGATTTCTCTGTGGTGGATTGCATGAAGCCCGGCTATGCGTGTACTTGGCAGGAACACCACGGGGGTGCGCTGTGCTGCGCCCACCAGAACCTGGCGGGTATTCAGCAGCGCTTGAATGAGGAACTGAATGCCCATTCTCTTGAGGAAATTCTGTTTGGCAACTAAGGCGCTTTTCGTGCCGGACTGCGGCGGTTCAGCTGCGGAGCGATTCTGCAGCTTGATGTGGTTTAGGTGGGCAGCGCGTTTTTTTACCGCAGAAAGTGGACAAAATTTATCAAGTATATCAATGCCAAGGGAGGAAATGTAATGTTATTTAAAACGACACAGCAGCACGAAGCGCTGCGGGAAAAGGTTCGGAAATTCGCAGAAGAGGAAGTCAAGCCGATCGCATTCCTGCTGGACAAGGAAAACGACTTTCCGAAAGAAGCCGTGGAAAAGCTCGGTAAAATGGGTCTGCTCGGTATTCCGTACTCGAAGGAATACGGCGGCATGGGGCTGGACATGATTAGCTATGCCATTGCCGTGGAGGAACTGGCACGGATAGACGGCGGTACCGGCGTCATTCTTTCCGCACATACCTCGCTCGGTTCCTGGCCGATTTTTGCGTTTGGCACGGAAGCCCAGAAGCAAAAGTACTTAACGCCGCTGTGTCGCGGCGAAAAGCTGGCGGCGTTTGGCCTGACGGAAACCAATGCCGGCTCTGACGCGAGCGGTACGGAAACCACGGCCGTGGACAAGGGCAGCTACTACCTGCTTAACGGCAGTAAGATTTTCATTACCAACGCCCCTAAAGCGGACACCTATGTTGTGTTTGCCGTCACGACACCGGACATCGGAACACACGGCATTTCCGCCTTTATCGTGGAAAAAGGGTGGAAAGGTTTTGAATTCGGTGACCATTATGACAAAATGGGCATCCGTTCTTCCTCTACGGCGGAACTGATTTTTAACAATGTCAAGGTTCCGAAAGAAAACCTACTGGGCAAAGAGGGGCAGGGCTTCAAAATCGCCATGGCAACGCTGGACGGCGGTCGAATCGGCATTGCGGCGCAGGCGCTCGGCATCGCACAGGGCGCGTTTGACCTGGCAGTCGATTACGCAAAGGAACGCGTGCAGTTTGGCAAGCCGATTGCGTTTCAGCAGGCGCTTTCCTTTAAAGTGGCGGACATGGCGACAAAACTGCGCGCCGCGCGCTTCCTGGTTTATTCTGCGGCAGAGCTGAAAGAGAATCAGGAGCCTTATGGTATGGAATCCGCGATGGCGAAACAGTATGCTTCCGACATTGCGCTGGAGGTTACCAACGATGCCATGCAGATTTTCGGCGGCACTGGTTACCTCAAAGGTATGGAGGTGGAGCGGATGTACCGCGACGCCAAGATTACCACGATTTACGAGGGAACCAACGAGATTCAGCGTGTGGTCATTGCTTCGCATATTCTGGGCAGACCGCCGAAAGCGGCGGGCGCTGCCGCACGGGTGAAGAAGCCCGCGCCGATTACCGGTATTCGCCGCAAAATCATTTTCCGCGAGGGCAGTGCCAAGGAGCAGACTGCAGCCCTTGCGGAGGCACTGCAGAAGGACGGATTCGACTTTACCATCGGTGTTCCGCTGGACACCCCCATTGCCAAGGCGGAGCGCGTGGTTTCTGCAGGCAAGGGCATCGGAGAGAAAAAGAATATGGCACTGATTGAGCAGCTTGCCAAAGCGGCGGGTGCGGCGGTCGGCTCATCCCGCCCCGTGGCAGAAACGCTCAAGTATCTGCCGCTCAATCGCTATGTGGGAATGTCCGGTCAGAAATTTACCGGTAATCTGTACATTGCCTGTGGAATTTCCGGTGCAAGCCAGCACCTCAAGGGGATTAAGGATGCTTCGGTCATCGTGGCAATCAACAAGAACCCCAATGCGCCGATTTTTAAAAACTGTGACTACGGCATTGTGGGGGATGTGCAGGAGGTGCTGCCGCTGCTGACGCAGGCATTGGGCACCGGCGACAAGCAGCCCGCCCCGCCGATGGTCAAAATGAAGCGTCCCGTCATGCCAAAGCCGGAACCAATCGGCCCCCGCTATGTATGCAGCGGCTGCGGCTATGAGTATGTGCCGGAACTGGGTGACGAGGACAGTGAAGTGAAGCCCGACACTTTGTTTAAGGAATTGCCGGAAGACTGGGTCTGCCCTGCGTGCGCGGAGCCGAAAGACCAGTTTATTCAGGCATAACGGAAAGGAAGAAAATTTATGTACTGTGTCAGAAATGTAACCGAGGATTTATATTGGGTGGGTGCCAATGACCACCGCCTTGCCCTGTTTGAAAACGCCTACCCGATTCCGCGCGGCGTTTCCTACAATGCTTATCTGCTGCTGGACAAAAAAACCGTGCTGTTCGATACTGTGGATTGGTCCGGCTGCCGCCAGCTTTTGGAGAACACGGAGCACCTGCTGGGCGGCCGCACGCTGGATTATGTGGTGGTTAACCACTTAGAGCCGGACCACGCCGCCTCTTTGGAGGAAATTCTGATTCGCTGGCCTAATGTAACCATCATCAGTAACGAAAAAGCGTTCATGTTCATGCGGCAGTTCGGCTTTCACATTGATTCACATGAGCTAGTGCAGGTTGAGGAGGGCGATACCTTTTCCTTCGGCAAGCACACGGTCACATTTGTGTTTGCCCCCATGGTGCATTGGCCGGAAGTCATGATGACGTTTGACACAACCAACGGCGCACTTTTTTCTGCCGATGCATTCGGGACGTTCGGCGCTTTGGACGGCAAGCTGTTTGCGGATGAAGTCAACTTTGACCGGGACTGGCTGGATGACGCCCGCCGTTACCTGACCAACATTGTGGGTAAGTACGGGCCGCACATTCAGCTTGCGCTGAAAAAGGCGGGCGGCATTCTGGATCAAATCAAATTCATCTGCCCACTGCACGGGCCCGTGTGGCGCAAGGACCTGATGTACTTTATCAATAAGTACGACACCTGGAGCCGCTATGTGCCGGAGGAAAAAGGCGTGCTGATTGTGTATGCCTCCATGTACGGCAACACCGAATCCGCGGCGCAGGCGCTTGCCTCGCGGCTTTGTGAGCGCGGTATGACCAACGTTGCAGTATATGATGTGTCCTCTACGGATGTTTCCCAGCTGATTTCCGAGTCGTTTAAGTACAGCCACATCGTGCTGGCGTCTGTTACCTATAACCTTGGCATTTACCCGGCCATGCACAATTATCTGATGGATATGAAAGCCCTGAATGTGCAGAACCGTACGGTTGCCATCATCGAGAATGGCACCTGGGCAGCGGAGTCCGGTGACCTGATGCAGAAATTCCTGAACGAAGAGATGAAAAACATGACCGTGCTTAACGAGCGCGTAACCATGGCTTCCTCCCTCAGCGCAGACAAGGAGCCGGAGCTTGAAGCACTTGTCACGGCGATTTTGGATTCCATGAACTAAAAAATACAGAAAAGAGCCGTCCCCAAACTGAACTGCCCCAGAGTTAATGGACAAAGAATAAAAAGCCCTGTCGTAGAATATTGTAAGATTACGCAACCTGATGCCGCTTTTCAAGTGGTGTCAGGTGCGTTTTTGTTTGGATGCGCTCATTGTTGTAGAAATCTATGTATTCATCGATCAGTTGTCTTGCTTCATCAAAAGAGGAAAGCTTATGGCGGTAAATACATTCAGTTTTAAGAATGGAAAAGAAATTTTCAGCCAATGCATTGTCATAGCAGTTACCACGTCTTGACATAGATGGTGTGATGCCGTACTCTTTGGTTAGGTTGAAATATGCTTGTGAGGTGTATTGAAACCCTTGGTCGCTGTGGAGGTGCAACTCCCCGGCGGCCGCTTCTTTTTCCACAGCAAGTTTGATTGTATTCAAAACAAGATTTACCGTCTGTTCGGTTCCGGTCTTGTAGGCGACAATGCTGTTGTCAAAGAGATCGCGAATCATAGACAGATATAGAACACCTTGGGCCGTGTGTATGTATGAGATGTCTGTTACCCATTTCTGATTAGGTCTGTCGGCAACAAAGTTTCGATTCAACACGTTTTCATATTTGTGAAGTTGCTGTCCCATTTGCTTGTACTTCTTACGACGACGTATTTCAGAGAGCAAACCATATTTATTCATGATGCGGAGAACCGTTTTAGGGTTGAAATGCAAAGATTTCTTACGTTCCAACCAAATTTGAACTCGTCTGTAACCGTAAGTTTTACCACAGCTTTTCTGACACTCCGCTATGAGTCCAGCAAGTTTTGTATTACGTGGCAGTAATTCACGGCGCTTTACATAGTCGTAGTAGCCGCTGCGCGATACCCCAAAGAATTTGCACATGATTCTTACCGGATATTTCTCACTGCGACAATAGATTACTTCATATTTTATGGCAGCTTTCACTTCCTTCCAACAGCGTGAAGAAAATCCCGCAGCAAATCATTCTCCATTTTTAACCGTTTGTTCTCGTATTTGTATTCTTGCAATGTGACGGCAGGCTTACGCCCCCGTCTCTTTGGCGAAAGTCCTGCTTCTTCACGATCTGCTTCTTTGTTGTGTCGGTTAATCCAGTTCTTTATCTGAATTTTGTTTAAGGCAACACCGCACAATGGCATAAAAAATCCACGCCATCTGCCAAAGGCGGCAAACAGCGAGGAACTCTCCCAATTATATCTGCGAAGGCAAACGCAATCAGACTGACAGGCAGGGCCTGTCAGCCAGAATCAGATTCGCCAACGCAAACATCATATTCAGTTTGGCGGTCTGCTTTTGCAGACCTCGGTATCGCGTCTTTCGGTACCGTAACAGACCTTTCACAACGGCAAAAACATGTTCTACTTTGGCACGAACCGATGACTTTTCGTGCTCTCTGCGCTTGAGTTGGGCTTGCGACCTGTTGGAACCCTTTTTGATTTGCGATGGGCGACGATTGAACTTGTAACGGATACGCTTGCCAGCATTGTTCTTTATAATGGCATCCTCGCGCTTTTCCGCTCCCAAATATCCGCTGTCTCCGTATACAACGCTTTCCTCTCCGGTCAGCAGTTTGGAGGTCATGGCGACATCATGGACATTGGCGGCCGTTACCTCAACCGTGTGAACAAGCCCGCTATCCTTATCCACCCCAACATGTGCCTTGTAGCCAAAGTGCCACGCATTGCCCTTCTTCACCTGATGTGCATCCGGGTCTCGCTGCTTCTCCTGATTTTTCGTGGAGGACGGAGCGGCTATGATGGTGGAATCCACAATGGTACCCTTTTTCAGAAGCAGTCCCTTTTGTTGCAGCAAATTTGCCACCTGCGCAAACAACTGCTCCTGCAAACCGTTTTGTATGAGAATATTACGAAATCTTCCCAGCGTATCCCCGTCCGGCACCTGATTGCTTGATTCCACGCCGCAGAAATCCGAAAAGGCACGACTGTCGATCGTTTCAGCCACCGTTGCTTCGTCGGATAGATTATATAGGTTTTGCAGCAGATACAGCCGCAGCATCAGTTCCAAATCATAGGGCTTGTTTCCGTGCTCTCCTTTGTAGTAGCACGGCTTGATCATGGCCACCCATTTCCCCCATGGAACGATGCGCTCAATCTGCTCGAGAAATTCTTTTTTCTTCGTACGCGCCTGTGCCAGTTCATCGCACAGAGCTGACATACTCATCTGCTTATCCATATACCTATTTTATCATATCTCGCTTCTTACCGCAGCTTTTTTTCTGTGCGGTGTTGCCTTAATCCTAATTCATCTGCAATTTCTTGTCTCGTTTTTCCTGCTGCCCTCATCGCCAGAATTTTCGGCTCAAATGCTTTTATATTCGTCCAACTTCTTTTCATAAAAATTGCCTCCCTTCGTAGTTTAATTATCCTACGATGGGAGGCTTTTTTGCAATGTCCGTTTTTACTGGGGCAGTTCAAACTGCCATGCAGCTTTGCGGGACGGCTCTTTTTGATATCCGGCACTTCGTGTAAAGCTTAAATCTGCAGCCATCCACGCGCCAGCGCAGACAGTTTTGTAAACTGTTCAACTTCCAGCTTATTGGATGCTGTAAACTTGCCGGCATCCTTTGTGCGGCTGGTCAGACCGATTGGCACGCCCTGCAGCGAAAGGCTGTACTTGGCGTTTACCGGATACTGCGGGTACTCAATGACCGAGCAGGTGCCGATGTATTGCTGCACCTGCTCGGCTTTCTCTGGCTCATCGCGGAAGTGCCGGCAGAGCCAAACGTAAAACTCCGGATGCAGGTTGGTCATCACACCGCAGTATCCGCTTGCGCCCATCCGCAGGCTTTCCAACAGGGTGGCGGCGTTGGCGTTAAACAGGCTGATACCGCTGCCGGAGAGGAGATCGAGGCGTTCGCGTATCCGCTGCAAATCGCAGCACGTGTCCTTCATGAAAACAAAGCGCCCAGTCTGCACGCAGTACCGCAGAATTTTCGGGCTTACCAGGCGTTTGTACGGGTATGGGCACTCATACAGCCCCAGCGGTATATCGGGCACGGCATCAACAAA encodes:
- a CDS encoding dihydrodipicolinate synthase family protein, with the protein product MSHIKNGTWATMLTPFTDDNRIDFYGMEKLLAYYAHKEIDGIFALCQSSELFFLSPQEKADILQFVVQHTPKSIQIIVSGNTAFTLAEQTEEANRLYNSDCSAYVVLPNRFAAPEESDDVLLERLSRFVDAVPDIPLGLYECPYPYKRLVSPKILRYCVQTGRFVFMKDTCCDLQRIRERLDLLSGSGISLFNANAATLLESLRMGASGYCGVMTNLHPEFYVWLCRHFRDEPEKAEQVQQYIGTCSVIEYPQYPVNAKYSLSLQGVPIGLTSRTKDAGKFTASNKLEVEQFTKLSALARGWLQI
- a CDS encoding IS5 family transposase; amino-acid sequence: MSMSALCDELAQARTKKKEFLEQIERIVPWGKWVAMIKPCYYKGEHGNKPYDLELMLRLYLLQNLYNLSDEATVAETIDSRAFSDFCGVESSNQVPDGDTLGRFRNILIQNGLQEQLFAQVANLLQQKGLLLKKGTIVDSTIIAAPSSTKNQEKQRDPDAHQVKKGNAWHFGYKAHVGVDKDSGLVHTVEVTAANVHDVAMTSKLLTGEESVVYGDSGYLGAEKREDAIIKNNAGKRIRYKFNRRPSQIKKGSNRSQAQLKRREHEKSSVRAKVEHVFAVVKGLLRYRKTRYRGLQKQTAKLNMMFALANLILADRPCLSV